One Brevibacillus choshinensis genomic window carries:
- a CDS encoding TrmB family transcriptional regulator: protein MIEHLQQIGLSDLEARCYLALHEEANLSGYEVAKRVSVSRTNVYAALRSLQDKGVIRQREGDPATYDAVPVKELVRHLQSHFERTAETLVRGLSTPPRITPSFYSWRGTDQLDNALHRVIANADSMIVVDMFAEDVPLIEDALLHAEKQGVTVILICLGEYSTKLGHVFIHKRPNDLPFAEARKFSILCDYRDAVMGSFGGEVKPTALETDHPAVIETLKNAFYHDLLMQHVESDFGHLLAEKYGEHYEVLRDLYQNDKGWRLW from the coding sequence ATGATCGAACATTTACAGCAAATCGGCCTGTCTGATTTGGAAGCACGCTGCTATCTGGCCTTGCATGAAGAAGCGAACCTCTCCGGTTATGAGGTCGCCAAACGGGTTTCTGTCTCCCGGACCAATGTCTATGCGGCTTTGCGTTCCCTTCAGGACAAAGGCGTCATCCGCCAAAGAGAGGGGGACCCTGCCACCTACGATGCCGTACCAGTCAAGGAGCTTGTTCGCCATTTGCAAAGCCATTTTGAACGAACTGCCGAGACCCTAGTACGAGGTTTAAGCACGCCCCCCCGCATCACCCCTTCTTTTTACAGCTGGCGAGGGACCGATCAGTTGGACAATGCTCTGCACAGGGTCATCGCGAATGCCGACAGCATGATTGTTGTCGACATGTTTGCCGAAGATGTTCCCTTGATTGAAGACGCATTGCTTCACGCGGAGAAACAAGGCGTCACCGTCATCCTGATCTGCCTTGGCGAGTATTCGACAAAGCTTGGCCATGTATTTATCCATAAGCGTCCGAATGATCTGCCGTTTGCCGAGGCGAGAAAGTTTTCCATTCTTTGCGACTACCGCGATGCCGTCATGGGCAGTTTTGGCGGGGAAGTCAAACCGACAGCTCTCGAGACGGATCATCCCGCTGTCATTGAAACGCTGAAGAACGCGTTTTATCACGATTTGCTGATGCAGCATGTGGAGTCTGACTTTGGCCATCTGCTGGCCGAGAAATACGGAGAGCACTACGAGGTTCTTCGGGATCTTTATCAAAATGACAAGGGGTGGAGGTTATGGTAA
- a CDS encoding inositol monophosphatase family protein has product MNAEDLRFCEELVRNVGQDLLTEFAKSQPASSQEEMVKRFQAVNPVAENRLKEALAERFPAYRWSDAEFDMELQSHPEYDTPYWVCDAIDGAVHFLQQMPMWAMSLCLVHSGAPVVAFVYDPCRDELFHAVAGQGAACNGEPIHVSGKTALSESILGTLFAFSSPMDLAAGKHTAESLMRVMPEAFAIRMQGSVALHLAYVASGRLDGYWEYGSGIYDWLAGALLVMEAGGCLSDADGAAFRWDGYGIVAAGPSVHAKLLPLTPVSA; this is encoded by the coding sequence ATGAATGCGGAGGATCTTCGCTTTTGCGAGGAGCTGGTGAGAAATGTGGGGCAGGACCTGCTGACGGAATTTGCAAAAAGCCAGCCAGCTTCCAGTCAAGAGGAAATGGTAAAGCGATTCCAGGCGGTGAACCCTGTAGCCGAGAACCGATTGAAAGAGGCATTGGCTGAACGCTTTCCAGCATACCGCTGGTCCGATGCCGAATTCGATATGGAGCTGCAAAGCCACCCAGAGTACGACACGCCATATTGGGTGTGCGATGCCATCGACGGCGCCGTGCACTTCCTGCAGCAAATGCCGATGTGGGCCATGTCCCTTTGCCTGGTTCATTCAGGCGCACCCGTCGTTGCCTTTGTCTACGATCCGTGCCGTGACGAGCTGTTTCATGCCGTAGCAGGACAGGGAGCGGCGTGCAATGGCGAGCCGATTCACGTATCGGGGAAAACAGCGTTATCCGAGTCCATTCTCGGAACCCTCTTTGCTTTTTCCTCTCCCATGGATCTTGCAGCAGGGAAGCATACGGCCGAGTCCCTCATGCGCGTCATGCCTGAAGCGTTTGCTATCCGGATGCAAGGCTCGGTAGCGCTCCATCTCGCTTATGTAGCGAGCGGGCGCCTGGATGGATATTGGGAATATGGATCCGGCATCTACGATTGGCTCGCTGGTGCGCTACTGGTGATGGAAGCGGGAGGATGTCTATCCGATGCCGACGGAGCAGCGTTTCGCTGGGATGGATACGGCATAGTTGCAGCTGGTCCTTCTGTTCACGCCAAATTGCTCCCCCTTACACCGGTTTCGGCCTAA
- the cidR gene encoding cidABC operon transcriptional activator CidR, with the protein MDIRHLQYFLEVARHNSFTKAAQSLYITQPTISKMVRNLEEEIGVELFERVGKRVSLTDAGWVLFSQAEVMVKSFENMTVHINELMELKRGRLRIGLPPMVGASFFPRVIGRFCEQYPGIRLELFEAGSNKVEADVGSGVLDCGVILLPAKEDIFDHYSFVNENIMLVVHPSHPLAERSEVAFSELEGERFLLFHEDFALHNRIVDECVRAGFHPHVVYKSSQWDFLSEMVAANIGITLLPETICAELDAERFRIVPLVSPTLKWHLGMIWRKNAYRSFAMREWVRFSEECLPTRHPSK; encoded by the coding sequence ATGGATATCCGACATTTGCAATACTTTCTGGAAGTGGCTCGTCACAACAGCTTCACCAAGGCAGCGCAGTCGCTGTATATCACTCAGCCTACCATCAGCAAAATGGTGCGGAACCTGGAGGAAGAGATCGGAGTCGAGCTGTTTGAACGGGTGGGCAAGCGCGTCTCGCTCACGGATGCCGGATGGGTATTGTTTTCGCAGGCGGAAGTGATGGTCAAATCGTTCGAGAACATGACTGTCCATATCAATGAATTGATGGAGCTGAAAAGAGGAAGGCTGCGCATCGGACTGCCGCCGATGGTAGGAGCCAGCTTCTTTCCGCGTGTCATCGGCCGATTTTGCGAGCAGTATCCCGGGATCCGGCTGGAGCTGTTCGAGGCGGGCTCCAACAAAGTGGAGGCGGATGTAGGATCCGGTGTGCTGGACTGCGGTGTCATTCTGCTGCCGGCAAAAGAAGACATCTTCGACCATTATTCGTTCGTCAATGAAAACATCATGCTGGTCGTGCATCCATCCCACCCGCTGGCGGAACGCTCCGAAGTGGCCTTCAGCGAACTGGAAGGAGAGCGTTTCCTGCTCTTCCATGAAGACTTTGCGCTGCATAACCGGATCGTAGACGAATGCGTCCGCGCCGGCTTTCATCCTCATGTCGTGTACAAGAGCTCCCAATGGGATTTTCTCAGCGAGATGGTCGCTGCGAATATAGGGATCACGCTCCTGCCCGAAACCATTTGTGCGGAATTGGACGCAGAGCGCTTTCGCATCGTTCCGCTGGTAAGTCCGACACTCAAGTGGCATCTGGGGATGATCTGGAGGAAAAATGCGTACCGGTCGTTCGCGATGCGGGAATGGGTCCGCTTTTCCGAAGAGTGCTTGCCCACACGCCATCCATCCAAATAA
- a CDS encoding helix-turn-helix domain-containing protein codes for MLSQRLRTARKANGLTQEELAEHVCTTKGTISNYENNHSTPPNDMLRHLADILNVTTDWLLGRTDEAATPLTRRDDTRDNRSLDELLQEKIDDPDDYYFLDGYLDASEEEKKEIRRYWYDLKKQWRGRQVKESRPPSLFEITENLKKNNP; via the coding sequence ATGTTATCCCAGCGCTTACGCACAGCCCGTAAGGCAAACGGTCTCACCCAGGAAGAATTGGCAGAACACGTCTGCACCACCAAAGGCACCATCAGCAATTACGAGAATAATCACAGCACTCCTCCAAACGACATGCTGCGGCATCTGGCCGATATCTTGAATGTCACGACCGATTGGCTGCTGGGACGCACCGATGAAGCAGCCACGCCTCTGACGCGAAGAGACGACACCCGAGACAATCGTTCATTGGACGAGCTCCTGCAAGAAAAAATCGACGATCCGGACGACTATTACTTTCTGGATGGATATTTGGATGCTTCCGAAGAGGAAAAAAAGGAGATTCGGCGTTACTGGTACGATTTGAAAAAGCAATGGCGAGGGCGTCAGGTCAAAGAATCACGGCCCCCTTCGTTATTTGAAATCACGGAAAACCTGAAAAAAAACAACCCCTGA
- a CDS encoding ImmA/IrrE family metallo-endopeptidase: MLSAILQEIAEPKTWLESRVYQLLRHLGMNQPEQIDLHRLCTQFDIDILEIAGRSRTHAHPKAPERYIIAVDERLEPVERRVKIAHELGHLLLHVGIQPHSNEWMIDWQESQANHFAEHLLLPLFMVSPLLAECDRYHAPAYLAQRFQVPLSLARIRFDRILARLHAKGFPVY; encoded by the coding sequence ATGCTTTCTGCCATTCTCCAAGAAATAGCCGAACCGAAGACGTGGCTGGAGAGCCGGGTCTACCAATTGCTGCGCCATCTCGGAATGAATCAGCCGGAGCAGATCGACCTGCATCGCCTCTGTACACAATTTGATATCGATATCCTGGAGATTGCCGGCCGCAGCAGGACGCATGCCCATCCTAAGGCCCCCGAGCGCTACATCATAGCCGTAGATGAACGGCTCGAACCAGTGGAAAGACGCGTAAAAATCGCGCATGAGCTGGGGCATTTGCTGCTGCATGTAGGAATCCAACCCCACAGCAACGAATGGATGATCGATTGGCAGGAGTCCCAAGCCAATCATTTCGCCGAGCATTTACTGCTCCCTCTGTTTATGGTAAGTCCCCTGCTGGCGGAATGCGATCGGTACCATGCACCAGCCTATCTGGCTCAGCGTTTTCAGGTCCCTCTGTCTCTCGCCCGCATTCGCTTTGACCGCATTCTTGCCCGTTTGCATGCCAAAGGGTTTCCTGTTTATTAG
- a CDS encoding CidA/LrgA family protein, with translation MKKWIKIIAQAAFFVIVSMLMNALVDWLGLTIPGSIIGMFVVFFLLQKKWLRLEWVEAGASFLLAELLLFFIPPSVGIISYQNLMLHEGVQIFFVIAIGTAIVMASSGLVAQRIAKRKEMRS, from the coding sequence TTGAAAAAATGGATCAAAATCATCGCGCAAGCTGCTTTTTTCGTGATTGTTTCCATGCTGATGAATGCGCTCGTCGACTGGCTGGGGCTCACGATTCCCGGCAGCATCATCGGGATGTTTGTCGTATTTTTTTTGCTGCAGAAAAAATGGCTTCGGCTGGAATGGGTGGAAGCCGGTGCAAGCTTTCTTTTAGCGGAGCTGCTCTTGTTCTTCATTCCCCCATCCGTGGGAATAATCTCGTATCAAAATCTTATGCTGCATGAAGGCGTTCAAATCTTTTTCGTCATCGCGATTGGTACAGCCATCGTCATGGCCAGCAGCGGCTTGGTCGCCCAGCGCATCGCCAAACGAAAGGAGATGCGATCATGA
- a CDS encoding amino acid permease, whose translation MSENQLQRGLKARHLTMIAIGGSIGTGLFLASGGSIHSAGPGGALAAYIAISIMVYFLMTSLGEMAAFMPVSGSFSTYATRFVDPSLGFALGWNYWYNWAITIAVELAAAALIMKYWLPDVPSIVWSALFLVIMFLLNALSVKSFGESEYWFALIKVVTVIVFIIIGVLMIFGIMGGEAVGFTNFTKGEAPFNGGFMAILGVFMIAGFSFQGTELVGVAAGESENPARNIPKAIRQIFWRILLFYILAILVIGLLVPYDNPNLISGDITDIAISPFTIVFEKAGFAFAASVMNAVILTSVLSAGNSGMYASTRMLWVLAKEGKAPKWFAKVTRNGVPINSLIVTALVGALAFLSSLFGDGTVYVWLLNASGMSGFIAWLGIAVSHYRFRRALLAQGRELSELPYRAKWFPFGPILAFIICCVVIVGQNYTAFTGDAIDWNGAMVSYIGLPLFIVVWLGYKFSKKTKLVPLDKVDFSMDENTH comes from the coding sequence ATGTCAGAAAATCAATTGCAGCGAGGACTCAAAGCCCGCCACCTCACGATGATTGCCATCGGCGGCTCCATCGGTACGGGACTTTTTCTCGCAAGCGGCGGCTCCATTCATTCTGCCGGACCCGGCGGTGCTTTGGCGGCCTACATCGCTATCAGTATCATGGTTTACTTCCTCATGACAAGCCTGGGAGAAATGGCAGCCTTCATGCCCGTCTCCGGTTCTTTTAGTACGTATGCGACACGCTTCGTCGATCCATCCCTGGGCTTTGCGCTCGGCTGGAACTACTGGTACAACTGGGCGATCACCATTGCAGTCGAGCTAGCAGCAGCTGCCCTGATTATGAAATATTGGCTGCCGGATGTCCCTTCGATCGTCTGGAGCGCGCTGTTCCTCGTAATCATGTTTCTTTTGAATGCCTTGTCCGTGAAATCATTCGGTGAGTCTGAATATTGGTTTGCCCTCATTAAAGTTGTCACTGTTATCGTGTTTATCATCATTGGTGTGTTGATGATTTTCGGCATCATGGGTGGTGAGGCAGTCGGTTTCACGAACTTCACCAAAGGCGAGGCGCCATTCAACGGCGGCTTCATGGCGATTCTCGGAGTCTTCATGATCGCCGGATTCTCCTTCCAGGGAACAGAGTTGGTCGGGGTAGCGGCTGGAGAAAGTGAAAATCCTGCTCGCAACATCCCAAAAGCCATCCGCCAAATCTTTTGGCGCATCCTGCTGTTCTACATCCTGGCGATCCTGGTGATCGGTCTGTTGGTTCCGTACGACAACCCGAATCTAATCAGCGGGGATATCACGGATATTGCCATCAGTCCATTTACGATCGTATTTGAAAAGGCAGGCTTTGCATTCGCGGCTTCTGTCATGAATGCGGTGATTCTCACATCGGTCCTGTCTGCAGGTAACTCCGGCATGTACGCTTCGACCCGGATGCTCTGGGTGCTCGCAAAAGAAGGCAAAGCGCCAAAATGGTTTGCCAAAGTCACTCGCAATGGTGTTCCGATCAACTCCTTGATCGTGACAGCCCTCGTCGGTGCCCTCGCTTTCTTGTCCTCCCTGTTTGGGGATGGCACTGTATACGTTTGGCTGTTGAATGCCTCCGGTATGTCCGGGTTCATCGCATGGCTGGGAATTGCGGTCAGCCATTACCGCTTCCGCCGTGCCCTGCTTGCCCAAGGGCGCGAATTGTCGGAGCTGCCTTACCGAGCAAAATGGTTCCCGTTTGGTCCGATTCTGGCTTTCATCATCTGCTGCGTCGTGATCGTCGGTCAAAACTACACGGCTTTCACAGGTGATGCCATCGACTGGAACGGCGCAATGGTATCCTACATCGGTCTGCCACTGTTCATCGTGGTCTGGCTGGGCTATAAATTCTCCAAGAAAACCAAGCTGGTTCCCCTCGACAAGGTAGACTTCAGCATGGATGAAAATACGCATTAA
- a CDS encoding alpha/beta fold hydrolase, which produces MGRYRKRWLQGLVLVLLITACAAIWYLRPYSPDQAARAAMQGGEGITVIDTGDWLAFEGGETREPSVILYPGALITAESYAPLARELAGAGYRVFIARMPLNLAVSDVERANQVLKAYPHQQFVIGGHSLGGAMAARYAVNHLDRITGVFFLGAYPDKKGNLKESGLPVLSLLGSRDGVVNQEKYVESKKYLPDDTIYMSIAGGNHAQFGSYGPQEKDQPAAITPQEQWQQTVAALKQWLQTRVNPDSGESYQR; this is translated from the coding sequence GTGGGGCGGTATCGGAAGAGATGGTTGCAGGGGCTGGTATTGGTATTGCTGATTACTGCCTGTGCGGCAATCTGGTATCTGCGACCCTATTCGCCTGATCAGGCAGCGAGGGCGGCAATGCAGGGCGGTGAAGGGATCACGGTCATCGACACGGGAGATTGGCTCGCTTTCGAAGGCGGAGAGACGCGGGAGCCAAGCGTCATCTTGTATCCGGGCGCTTTAATCACGGCAGAAAGCTATGCGCCGCTTGCACGGGAATTGGCTGGCGCGGGCTATCGCGTTTTTATTGCAAGAATGCCGCTGAACCTGGCGGTAAGTGATGTGGAACGGGCCAATCAGGTATTAAAAGCATACCCTCATCAGCAATTTGTCATCGGCGGGCATTCCCTCGGCGGTGCCATGGCTGCCCGCTACGCAGTGAATCATCTGGATCGAATCACCGGCGTCTTTTTTCTGGGAGCGTATCCGGATAAAAAAGGCAATCTGAAGGAGTCGGGCCTGCCCGTTCTTTCGTTGTTGGGCTCGCGAGATGGTGTGGTGAATCAGGAGAAGTATGTAGAGAGTAAGAAGTATTTGCCCGACGACACCATTTACATGAGCATCGCCGGGGGAAATCACGCTCAATTTGGCAGCTACGGTCCCCAGGAAAAGGATCAGCCGGCAGCCATTACCCCTCAGGAGCAATGGCAGCAGACGGTTGCGGCCCTCAAGCAGTGGCTGCAGACACGAGTCAATCCGGATTCTGGGGAATCATACCAGAGATAA
- a CDS encoding DinB family protein, which yields MSRKELLLKNWEFTYEQEDWYPPLRDALSGVTAAQASWRPVGEAANTIWENVSHLLYYKERLLHRLLGTEFPLSAESNDDTFVPSGGPDDEDAWKQAQQRMESVHRQIQEKLASLSEEAFDQGLPTTSIAQSVMSIMLHDACHTGQIVQIRKLQGSWPAKRHFT from the coding sequence ATGAGCCGTAAAGAATTGCTTTTGAAGAATTGGGAGTTTACCTACGAACAGGAAGACTGGTATCCGCCCCTGCGTGACGCATTATCTGGTGTAACCGCTGCCCAGGCGAGCTGGCGTCCTGTCGGCGAGGCCGCGAATACCATCTGGGAGAATGTCAGCCATCTGCTGTACTACAAGGAACGGCTGCTCCATCGTCTGTTGGGTACCGAATTTCCTCTTTCCGCTGAATCCAACGACGACACGTTTGTCCCATCCGGCGGACCAGACGATGAGGACGCATGGAAGCAAGCACAGCAACGCATGGAAAGTGTCCATCGACAAATTCAGGAAAAGCTGGCGTCCCTAAGTGAGGAAGCATTCGACCAGGGCCTGCCTACCACGTCGATCGCTCAGAGTGTCATGAGCATCATGCTGCATGATGCCTGTCACACCGGGCAGATCGTTCAAATTCGCAAGCTGCAAGGGTCATGGCCCGCCAAGCGTCACTTTACTTAA
- the mobA gene encoding molybdenum cofactor guanylyltransferase, which produces MNKQTMRAVILAGGNSSRMGTPKELLKWRKGTFLSELVREVTKLELSCLVVSNRPERLAAELIGEANVRVTADLVPSAGPVSGMVTAFRATEEEVLLVLSCDLPFMDHKEIQKLCEYANGWTDWDVVAARAQGRLHPLCALYHRRTQPVWERALHDGQYRLMHTLAQLDVRVTPEGLLDEWAVFNANTPEDYQTALTRESNRNERPH; this is translated from the coding sequence ATGAACAAACAGACGATGAGGGCGGTCATTCTGGCTGGGGGAAACAGCAGCAGGATGGGCACGCCAAAGGAATTGCTGAAATGGAGAAAAGGAACCTTCTTGAGTGAGCTGGTCCGTGAAGTTACGAAGCTTGAGCTGTCATGCCTGGTCGTTTCCAATAGACCTGAACGGCTCGCCGCTGAGCTGATCGGTGAGGCGAATGTTCGAGTGACTGCCGATCTGGTACCCTCTGCGGGGCCGGTGAGCGGCATGGTTACTGCGTTTCGTGCCACTGAGGAAGAGGTACTGCTCGTCTTATCCTGTGATCTTCCGTTTATGGATCACAAGGAAATCCAGAAGCTCTGTGAGTATGCCAATGGCTGGACTGACTGGGATGTCGTCGCGGCCAGGGCACAAGGTAGACTGCATCCTTTATGTGCCTTGTACCATCGGCGGACACAGCCTGTGTGGGAGCGGGCACTGCACGATGGGCAATACCGGCTCATGCACACATTGGCACAGTTGGATGTCCGAGTTACGCCGGAAGGTCTGCTGGATGAGTGGGCAGTCTTCAATGCCAATACGCCGGAAGACTACCAGACGGCGCTCACCCGGGAGAGTAACAGAAATGAACGCCCGCACTAA
- a CDS encoding CGNR zinc finger domain-containing protein, giving the protein MGVATLEWLCIDFLNSDWRDWRGSGRRENRLEKEEWLEQFLKYWGLQAPLPIDGKMGKELLNLRECMRRMTESFVRGETAAPEDLAALNQALALAPAYPRLVSDGGNQFQIEQVSPVQGWENVMAQIAGSFAHLLAHEEARRIKICDNHDCRWVFFDESRNRVRRWCDDKMCGNLMKVRRFRERQKEKG; this is encoded by the coding sequence ATGGGGGTAGCAACGTTGGAGTGGCTGTGCATTGATTTTTTAAATAGCGATTGGCGGGACTGGCGAGGCTCAGGGCGCAGAGAGAATCGGCTGGAGAAGGAAGAGTGGCTGGAGCAATTCCTGAAGTACTGGGGATTGCAAGCCCCGTTACCGATCGATGGGAAAATGGGGAAGGAGCTTCTGAACCTGCGGGAATGCATGAGAAGGATGACGGAATCGTTTGTCCGGGGAGAGACAGCTGCGCCTGAGGATTTGGCAGCTCTGAATCAGGCTTTGGCACTGGCTCCAGCTTACCCTCGCCTCGTGAGCGATGGAGGAAATCAGTTTCAGATCGAGCAAGTAAGCCCAGTCCAAGGCTGGGAAAATGTCATGGCCCAGATCGCAGGCTCCTTTGCCCATTTGCTGGCACACGAGGAAGCCAGAAGGATCAAAATCTGTGACAATCACGATTGCAGGTGGGTCTTCTTTGATGAAAGCCGCAACCGCGTGCGCCGCTGGTGTGACGACAAGATGTGCGGCAACCTGATGAAGGTGCGCCGTTTTCGCGAGAGGCAAAAAGAAAAAGGGTGA
- the speD gene encoding adenosylmethionine decarboxylase gives MNQVKGRHLIIDAFDCDSALLDDLSHLEQILTNIVTSLGMEKLAFNFHRFEPHGITGLFLLSTSHLSIHTWPEYSYAALDLFTCGDSDPSTQIDTLLRGLSAKSARIYGIERTNGSTTAPVFWEYSTGEEQSTAQSPESSASETKMKPIDLTSDRGDLYDQIERRQVLAGDHNMLFQGTSSYQHIELVEASEMRMYLDGQLQFSSLDERIYHEALVHPAFAHAASHERVLIVGGGDGLALREVLKYKNVKHVDLVDLDSMVLEVAKTVPKVVSLNESSMHDPRVTVHPVDANMFIDNVTTPYHIIIVDFPDPADEIISTIYTKEFFQQLSNCLGDNGVLVCQSFSPEDAPLVYWSIGLTIGSAGLHTKAYHCLVPSFGDWGFHLAGRDPIPAAPQPVSVPTQTLPENLSTLFAFPDQILEKRDAATINTMQDLKLHEIYQMEAGKKN, from the coding sequence GTGAATCAAGTAAAAGGACGCCATTTGATCATTGATGCCTTTGATTGTGATTCAGCTTTGCTCGACGATCTCTCCCATCTGGAGCAGATCCTTACCAATATCGTCACATCCCTCGGGATGGAAAAGCTCGCCTTCAACTTCCATCGATTTGAGCCACACGGCATAACGGGGCTTTTCCTCCTGTCGACCTCTCACCTTTCCATTCATACGTGGCCGGAGTATTCGTATGCTGCCTTGGATTTATTTACATGCGGAGACAGCGATCCCTCTACCCAAATCGATACTCTGTTACGTGGCCTTTCTGCAAAAAGTGCGCGTATTTATGGAATTGAACGCACCAATGGTTCCACAACAGCACCTGTGTTTTGGGAATACAGCACTGGGGAGGAACAATCCACAGCGCAATCTCCTGAATCATCCGCTAGCGAAACAAAAATGAAGCCAATCGACCTTACATCAGATCGCGGGGATCTGTACGATCAAATCGAACGTCGCCAAGTGCTCGCTGGGGATCATAACATGCTATTCCAGGGAACAAGCTCCTATCAGCATATTGAGCTTGTGGAAGCCAGCGAGATGCGCATGTACTTGGATGGGCAGCTGCAATTCAGCTCCCTGGATGAACGTATTTATCATGAAGCGCTCGTTCATCCGGCCTTTGCTCATGCAGCTTCGCATGAGCGTGTCCTGATTGTTGGCGGTGGGGATGGGCTTGCTCTCCGCGAAGTGCTGAAGTACAAAAACGTGAAGCATGTAGACCTCGTCGATCTGGATTCCATGGTCTTGGAAGTAGCCAAAACTGTCCCGAAAGTGGTATCGCTGAATGAATCTTCGATGCACGATCCCCGTGTAACGGTACACCCGGTGGACGCAAACATGTTTATCGACAACGTGACTACCCCCTATCACATCATCATCGTCGACTTCCCTGACCCAGCAGATGAAATCATCAGCACGATCTACACGAAAGAGTTCTTTCAGCAGCTGTCCAACTGCTTGGGGGATAACGGCGTCTTGGTCTGTCAATCTTTCTCGCCTGAGGATGCGCCACTGGTGTACTGGAGCATCGGTCTGACGATCGGGAGTGCTGGTTTGCACACGAAAGCTTATCACTGCTTGGTTCCATCCTTTGGAGATTGGGGGTTTCATCTCGCTGGGCGTGATCCGATCCCTGCAGCACCACAGCCAGTATCCGTCCCCACGCAGACGCTCCCGGAGAATCTCAGCACGCTGTTTGCGTTTCCTGACCAGATTCTCGAAAAACGCGACGCAGCAACGATCAATACCATGCAGGACCTGAAGCTGCACGAAATTTATCAGATGGAAGCTGGAAAAAAGAATTGA
- a CDS encoding Dps family protein, translated as MKTAVEMNVSTLLNKQVANWTVLYTKLHNFHWNVNGPQFFTLHQKFEELYTEASGHIDSLAERVLSIGGKPIATLAASLQEASIKEATGNESAEQMVSSVVDDFTLLVGELKVARNVADQADDEATADMLLSIQSGLEKHVWMLKAFLQ; from the coding sequence ATGAAAACCGCCGTTGAAATGAACGTCTCCACACTTTTGAATAAACAAGTAGCAAACTGGACTGTCCTGTACACAAAGCTGCATAACTTCCACTGGAATGTAAATGGCCCTCAATTCTTCACTCTTCATCAAAAATTTGAAGAATTGTACACCGAAGCGAGCGGACATATCGATTCGCTGGCAGAACGCGTCCTGAGCATTGGAGGCAAACCGATCGCTACGCTTGCTGCATCTTTGCAAGAAGCCAGCATCAAGGAAGCAACCGGAAATGAATCCGCCGAGCAAATGGTGAGCAGTGTGGTCGATGACTTTACTCTCCTGGTAGGCGAGCTGAAAGTTGCACGAAACGTTGCCGATCAAGCAGATGACGAAGCCACCGCGGACATGCTGCTCTCCATCCAAAGCGGTCTGGAAAAACACGTCTGGATGCTTAAAGCTTTCCTGCAGTAA
- the fdhD gene encoding formate dehydrogenase accessory sulfurtransferase FdhD, with amino-acid sequence MTNLSKTISRPVLKIAADQQEWEEDEIVTEYPLTIFLNDEEFATIVCTPADLEEMVIGFLAAEGAIKSYEEVKQLSIDEAQGFAYVDLHKETILSQSFYSKRRITSCCGKSRQSFYFFSDARTAKPAEGEITISPAQCMHLMRELQASSDIHRQTGGVHNAALCSADEVLLTYSDIGRHNALDKIYGKCLQDQISTQDKVLVFSGRISSEVLLKAAKIGAAVILSKSAPTDLALQLAEELNITAVGFIRNDKMNVYTHAHRILVP; translated from the coding sequence ATGACGAATCTCTCAAAAACGATCAGCAGGCCGGTATTGAAAATTGCAGCTGATCAGCAAGAATGGGAAGAGGACGAGATCGTGACGGAATACCCGTTGACGATTTTTTTAAACGACGAGGAATTTGCCACCATCGTCTGCACGCCGGCTGACCTGGAAGAGATGGTCATCGGTTTTCTGGCGGCCGAAGGGGCGATCAAGAGCTACGAGGAAGTCAAACAGCTCTCCATCGACGAGGCACAAGGATTTGCCTACGTGGATTTGCACAAGGAAACCATCCTCTCGCAGAGCTTTTACTCCAAGCGACGGATCACTTCCTGCTGCGGAAAGAGCAGGCAGTCCTTTTACTTTTTCAGTGACGCCCGCACGGCAAAGCCGGCAGAAGGCGAAATCACCATCTCGCCCGCACAATGCATGCATCTCATGCGCGAGCTGCAGGCTTCCTCTGATATTCACCGTCAGACGGGCGGCGTCCATAACGCTGCACTCTGCTCTGCCGATGAAGTGCTGCTCACATATTCGGACATCGGGAGGCACAACGCTCTCGATAAAATTTACGGAAAATGTCTGCAAGATCAGATCTCCACGCAGGATAAAGTGCTCGTCTTCAGCGGACGCATCTCATCGGAGGTCTTGCTCAAAGCTGCCAAAATCGGTGCAGCCGTCATCCTCTCGAAATCAGCTCCGACTGATCTCGCCCTGCAGCTGGCGGAAGAGCTGAACATCACGGCCGTCGGCTTTATCCGAAACGACAAGATGAACGTTTACACGCACGCACATCGCATTCTCGTTCCGTGA